One Burkholderia cepacia genomic window carries:
- the tssG gene encoding type VI secretion system baseplate subunit TssG, producing MNFHRFCALIELAALDAAPLGTTDSPATDPVRFRSRAQLGFPAREIDAVEFDLDDPATPPAVRTTFLGLYGVDARMPAYFVDEVAQNRDGAEPLSAFLDLFHHRIATQFYRIWRKYRYPAGFRPDGFDTVSRGVLSLVGLGFRSPDTRAPDWGFPPGVGARTLLSMLGLAAQKTRTAQGLAGVLGAAVPDAAIAVEEFYPVWRTVNDFEPAALGEQCLLGRGFYDRANTLRIVITPHTRDAVAALVPGQPAYRQIIALLRFYLGYESEALLEMRVQPDLMPEPLLASGQAKLGLTTQLGSPPRVRHGRPRATWVQLGRWRGVTEAA from the coding sequence ATGAATTTCCATCGCTTCTGCGCGCTGATCGAACTGGCCGCATTAGATGCCGCGCCGCTGGGTACCACCGATTCGCCTGCGACGGATCCGGTCCGCTTCCGGTCCCGTGCGCAGTTGGGATTTCCGGCGCGCGAGATCGATGCGGTCGAATTCGATCTCGATGATCCGGCGACACCGCCCGCCGTTCGCACGACATTCCTCGGCCTGTACGGCGTCGATGCGCGCATGCCGGCGTATTTCGTTGACGAGGTTGCGCAGAACCGCGACGGCGCCGAGCCGCTGTCTGCGTTCCTGGACCTGTTCCACCATCGCATTGCCACGCAGTTCTACCGGATCTGGCGCAAATACCGGTATCCGGCCGGTTTCCGGCCGGATGGCTTCGATACGGTCTCGCGCGGCGTGCTCAGCTTGGTGGGTCTCGGGTTCCGCTCGCCGGACACGCGTGCGCCGGACTGGGGATTTCCGCCGGGCGTGGGTGCGCGCACGCTGCTGTCGATGCTCGGACTGGCCGCTCAGAAGACGCGCACCGCGCAAGGGCTTGCCGGTGTGCTGGGCGCGGCGGTTCCAGATGCCGCCATTGCGGTCGAGGAGTTTTATCCGGTGTGGCGTACCGTCAACGACTTCGAACCGGCGGCGCTCGGCGAGCAATGCTTGCTCGGACGCGGGTTTTACGATCGGGCGAACACACTGCGCATCGTGATCACGCCGCACACGCGCGACGCAGTCGCGGCGCTCGTGCCGGGACAACCGGCTTACCGCCAGATCATCGCGCTGCTGCGCTTCTACCTCGGCTACGAAAGCGAAGCGCTGCTGGAGATGCGGGTGCAGCCGGACCTGATGCCCGAGCCGTTGCTGGCGTCCGGTCAGGCGAAGCTGGGTCTGACCACGCAACTGGGCTCGCCGCCCAGGGTACGACACGGACGCCCACGCGCGACATGGGTACAGCTGGGTCGCTGGCGCGGCGTGACGGAAGCTGCATAA
- the tssC gene encoding type VI secretion system contractile sheath large subunit, whose amino-acid sequence MSAGFQSDQYTQTAAVSDTHARANSNAMNCVDPDLLDWCLADLDEQLGRQLDAILHHPAFQALESTWRGLQFLVDRTDFRQNVKIEVLDVSKEALHQDFEDTPDIIQSGLFRLTYVGEYDMPGGQPIAAIISAFEFDHRAQDIALLRNISKVAAAAHMPFIGAASPAFFDKPSMEAVAGIRDLPIWFERAEYLKWKGFRETDDARYVALTMPRFLARLPYGPDTLSVRTFNYTENVRDAGRSAYLWTSAAFAFAVNIVRSFVRNGWCVQIRGPYAGGLIDDIPVHRYDLGAGQLGKICTEALISETRENEFSDIGLIPLSYTSNHDQTCFFSAHSTQRPRTYDARDASANSRINARLPYIFLLSRIAHYLKLIQRENIGTTRDRRLLELELNNWIKSLVTEMTDPGDDLQAAHPLREAKVTVEDIEDNPGFFRIKLFIVPHFQIEGVDINLSLVSQMPKAKQ is encoded by the coding sequence ATGAGCGCAGGATTTCAGAGCGATCAGTACACCCAAACCGCTGCAGTTTCCGATACGCATGCAAGAGCAAATTCGAATGCGATGAATTGCGTGGATCCGGATTTGCTCGATTGGTGTCTGGCAGACCTGGACGAGCAACTCGGCCGACAGCTCGATGCCATCCTGCACCACCCAGCATTTCAAGCGCTCGAATCGACTTGGCGAGGCCTGCAATTCCTGGTCGATCGCACCGATTTCCGTCAAAACGTCAAAATCGAAGTACTCGACGTTTCAAAGGAAGCACTCCATCAAGACTTCGAAGATACACCCGATATCATCCAGAGCGGCTTGTTCAGACTGACCTATGTCGGCGAGTACGACATGCCGGGCGGACAGCCCATCGCCGCGATTATTTCGGCGTTTGAATTCGACCATCGCGCGCAGGACATCGCGCTGTTGCGCAATATCTCGAAAGTCGCCGCGGCCGCTCACATGCCGTTTATCGGCGCGGCCTCACCGGCTTTCTTCGACAAGCCTTCGATGGAGGCGGTCGCGGGCATCCGTGACCTGCCGATCTGGTTCGAGCGGGCCGAATACCTGAAATGGAAAGGCTTCCGTGAAACCGACGATGCGCGCTACGTCGCGCTGACGATGCCGCGCTTTCTCGCCCGCTTGCCCTACGGGCCCGATACGCTGTCCGTGCGCACGTTCAATTACACGGAGAACGTGCGGGATGCCGGGCGAAGCGCATATCTGTGGACGAGCGCGGCATTCGCCTTCGCGGTCAACATCGTACGCAGCTTTGTGCGCAACGGCTGGTGCGTGCAGATTCGCGGTCCATATGCAGGCGGTCTGATCGACGATATCCCCGTGCATCGATACGACCTTGGTGCAGGACAACTCGGCAAGATCTGCACCGAAGCCCTGATCTCCGAAACACGCGAGAATGAATTTTCCGATATCGGCCTGATTCCGCTTTCGTACACCAGCAATCACGACCAGACATGTTTTTTCTCCGCGCATTCGACACAGCGACCGCGAACCTACGATGCACGCGACGCATCAGCCAATAGCCGAATCAATGCACGTCTGCCGTACATTTTCCTGCTGTCACGCATCGCACATTATCTGAAGCTGATCCAGCGCGAAAACATCGGCACGACGCGGGATCGCCGATTGCTCGAGCTCGAGCTGAACAACTGGATCAAATCGCTCGTCACGGAAATGACCGATCCGGGCGACGATCTTCAGGCTGCACATCCGCTGCGCGAGGCGAAGGTGACGGTCGAGGACATCGAGGACAACCCAGGCTTCTTCCGCATCAAGTTGTTCATCGTCCCGCATTTTCAGATCGAAGGCGTCGACATCAACCTTTCCCTCGTTTCGCAGATGCCGAAGGCGAAACAGTGA
- the tssJ gene encoding type VI secretion system lipoprotein TssJ produces the protein MDKHQKNPLRTPTVRSLVGAAAVLVILATAGCGVGQAVKDSTVGAAKWVFTTQVKTMNVDLVARSSLNANAAGQPLSTVVRLYQLKDAKTFAQLDYTQLQTNDLDALKADLLATKDVVLRPGANASVSEPMHPDAHVVGVVAFFREPGERAVWKLAVPKKQWKQTDPVRVEVRDNVLVLLDAEDQPVTRAAPRQSAPAAPEPKPKAVDVTGHTG, from the coding sequence ATGGACAAGCACCAAAAGAACCCTCTCAGGACACCGACCGTGCGAAGCCTGGTCGGAGCAGCGGCCGTGTTGGTCATCCTTGCAACCGCCGGCTGCGGCGTCGGGCAAGCCGTGAAGGACAGCACGGTGGGCGCGGCGAAATGGGTCTTCACGACGCAGGTGAAGACGATGAATGTGGACCTCGTCGCCCGGTCGTCGTTGAACGCAAATGCCGCTGGACAGCCTTTGTCGACGGTCGTGAGGCTCTACCAGTTGAAGGATGCAAAGACCTTCGCCCAACTCGACTACACCCAGTTGCAGACCAATGACCTGGACGCGCTCAAGGCGGATCTGCTCGCTACGAAGGATGTGGTGCTTCGCCCCGGTGCGAACGCCAGCGTGAGCGAACCGATGCACCCGGATGCGCACGTGGTGGGTGTCGTGGCGTTCTTCCGTGAGCCGGGGGAGCGTGCGGTCTGGAAGCTGGCCGTGCCGAAAAAGCAATGGAAGCAGACCGATCCGGTCAGGGTCGAAGTGCGCGACAACGTGCTCGTCCTGCTCGATGCCGAGGATCAGCCCGTCACCCGGGCCGCGCCTCGGCAGAGTGCGCCGGCCGCGCCCGAGCCGAAGCCGAAAGCGGTTGACGTAACCGGGCACACTGGATGA
- a CDS encoding DUF2345 domain-containing protein has translation MASLFDDAKRFVSNLRDVSGRQTYFLDVPGTDSAAALSVVSIEATERMGAPTEVRVVLTHPLRLARTEYLNRDAACTIVPDDGAPRRFSGFIARFSTLQTTRDFTMYEVVLKSHFARLEAVTTSRIYQHQTTPQIIEAVLRSHGLEGHQFAFRLRREYPQHLFRFQYKTDDLSYVQMLMQKAGIYSYIVETEHGDQVVFADDVDHYLWDPHLSAPYREVAGLEAAGAEAVTALKTHSVTVPQAFRVADYNPEQAWERLKDEANVAPQDSTTYGQPYVYGTHHLDQAGAKWEAQLRHEAAIAEQVVYEGESNVLALQAGRVLDLDTALPDAPDGQVVIEVTHSGARDRAYTNHYKAIPANRRFRLRLEPEKWPKIAGTLSARVTSPDKYKYAYLTAAGYYTVRFDVDFADWPSGGESVPLRLAKPFAGKLQTGLHFPALDNDEAVVSFRDADPDKPEIIGFHHHSQARDLVTNDRRWLSRNVIRTQANNKLRMEDWAGQEGIKLSTEHSGKSQLNLGYLVDQKLARRGEGYELRTSGHGVERAGKGLHLTAYDRPGATGQQLDMQETIAQLEQALALAKSLADAARTAKAVPADTDAQQQVKDELDGLKQPGLLASAPASIGLVSGAGVQVAARDNLSAVAGRNADFSVMKRFTAAAGERISLFAQKLGIKIVAAKGPVELQAQSDAMSLIANKNVTVASVNGAVYVRAEKELTLESGGAFIQLKGGNITLGGPLDLLLKVITIQKKGPASLAIPVPSMPASKDGFDDRYRLVDRQTSQPLKRHEYAIVRADGSVEHGVTDDEGRTHLLSQTVKAESVKIYA, from the coding sequence ATGGCCAGCCTGTTTGACGATGCGAAGCGGTTCGTGTCGAACCTGAGAGATGTATCGGGGCGTCAGACGTATTTCCTCGACGTGCCCGGCACCGATTCCGCGGCCGCGCTGTCGGTCGTGTCGATCGAGGCGACCGAGCGGATGGGCGCGCCCACCGAGGTGCGCGTCGTGCTTACGCATCCGCTGCGGCTCGCGCGCACCGAGTACCTGAATCGCGACGCGGCTTGCACGATCGTCCCCGACGACGGCGCGCCCCGCCGGTTTTCAGGCTTCATCGCCCGCTTCTCGACGCTGCAGACCACGCGCGATTTCACCATGTACGAGGTCGTCCTGAAGTCGCACTTCGCGCGTCTCGAGGCCGTCACCACCAGCCGCATCTACCAGCACCAGACCACCCCGCAGATCATCGAGGCGGTGCTGCGCAGCCACGGCCTCGAAGGCCACCAGTTCGCGTTTCGCCTGCGCCGCGAGTATCCGCAGCACCTGTTCCGCTTCCAGTACAAGACCGACGACCTGTCGTACGTGCAGATGCTGATGCAGAAGGCCGGCATCTACAGCTATATCGTCGAGACCGAGCACGGCGATCAGGTCGTGTTCGCCGACGACGTTGACCACTACCTGTGGGATCCGCACCTGTCGGCTCCTTATCGCGAGGTGGCAGGGCTGGAGGCGGCCGGTGCCGAGGCTGTGACGGCGCTCAAGACCCACTCGGTGACGGTGCCGCAGGCGTTCCGAGTGGCCGACTACAACCCCGAGCAGGCGTGGGAGCGCTTGAAGGACGAAGCGAACGTCGCGCCGCAGGATTCGACCACCTACGGCCAGCCGTATGTCTACGGCACGCACCATCTGGACCAGGCCGGCGCGAAGTGGGAAGCGCAGTTGCGCCACGAGGCGGCGATCGCCGAGCAGGTCGTCTACGAAGGCGAGAGCAACGTGCTCGCGCTGCAGGCCGGTCGCGTGCTGGACCTGGACACCGCGCTGCCCGACGCGCCCGACGGGCAAGTCGTGATCGAGGTGACGCACAGCGGCGCGCGCGATCGGGCCTACACGAACCACTACAAGGCGATTCCGGCCAACCGGCGCTTCCGGCTCCGGCTCGAACCGGAGAAATGGCCGAAGATCGCCGGCACGCTGAGCGCGCGGGTGACGTCGCCGGACAAGTACAAGTACGCGTACCTGACGGCGGCCGGCTACTACACGGTGCGGTTCGACGTCGACTTCGCGGACTGGCCGTCGGGCGGGGAGAGCGTGCCGCTGCGGCTGGCCAAGCCGTTCGCGGGCAAGTTGCAGACCGGTTTGCATTTCCCGGCGCTGGACAACGACGAAGCGGTCGTTTCGTTCCGGGATGCGGACCCGGACAAGCCCGAGATCATCGGCTTCCATCACCACAGTCAAGCGCGGGATCTGGTGACGAACGATCGCCGCTGGCTGTCGCGCAATGTGATCCGCACCCAGGCGAACAACAAGCTGCGGATGGAGGATTGGGCCGGGCAGGAGGGGATCAAGCTCAGCACCGAGCACTCGGGCAAGTCGCAGTTGAACCTTGGCTATTTGGTCGACCAGAAGCTGGCGCGGCGCGGCGAGGGGTACGAGCTGCGCACGTCCGGCCACGGCGTGGAGCGGGCGGGCAAGGGGCTGCACCTGACGGCTTACGACCGTCCGGGCGCGACCGGCCAGCAGCTGGACATGCAGGAGACGATCGCGCAGCTCGAGCAGGCGCTGGCACTGGCGAAGTCGCTCGCCGATGCTGCACGCACCGCGAAAGCGGTACCGGCCGACACCGACGCTCAGCAGCAGGTGAAGGACGAACTCGACGGGCTGAAGCAGCCGGGCCTGTTGGCAAGCGCGCCGGCATCGATCGGGCTTGTGTCGGGTGCCGGGGTGCAGGTGGCCGCGCGGGACAACCTCTCGGCCGTGGCCGGGAGGAACGCAGATTTCAGTGTGATGAAGCGCTTCACGGCGGCGGCGGGCGAGCGGATCTCGCTGTTCGCCCAGAAGCTCGGTATCAAGATCGTCGCGGCGAAAGGGCCGGTCGAATTGCAGGCGCAGAGTGACGCGATGTCGTTGATCGCCAACAAGAATGTGACGGTGGCAAGCGTCAATGGTGCCGTATACGTACGAGCCGAAAAAGAACTGACGCTTGAAAGTGGAGGGGCTTTCATCCAGCTCAAGGGCGGAAACATTACTCTTGGTGGTCCGTTGGACCTCCTCCTGAAAGTAATCACGATCCAGAAGAAGGGACCTGCATCGTTGGCGATTCCGGTTCCATCCATGCCGGCATCTAAAGACGGGTTCGATGACCGATATAGACTGGTCGATCGCCAAACCAGTCAGCCTTTGAAGCGCCACGAATACGCAATTGTCCGGGCCGATGGGTCAGTCGAGCATGGCGTTACAGACGACGAGGGTCGAACACACCTGCTCAGCCAAACCGTGAAGGCCGAGTCGGTGAAGATCTACGCTTAG
- a CDS encoding ImcF-related family protein, translated as MPHKRNSELTLKKRILGRCLLVIAAIAVVAALILYTVDLKVLETWFSQNRLPVIGAGVIVLAALGFTLQRRGLVQFSAQQASKDQGLEPPAPTNPATDARKKHDAAAVLQLKNLRFQLKQIRWFRWAYSRPWLLLTGDDTIIDRLLPELKERGWLLTDDAVLLWGRNGPDGCLDEVWLKQIRRFRRARPLDAIVLMLDGTTPLPDAVRGTRSWGLHLARITHLLRWSAPVYVLDLAGDDPVHHAAPPVTGCEFSRSNDAPAIEAALLELRNRLADTSVGQLARNGDDRYASDLSTRLDTRSGPLARWIVNLSEWQRRPLPIAGAFFSPWPAAGTESAHFPLWRYLADAAMRSPGRRTGAHPITVLSVIALAAVGLWGAGMLTSGLTNARGLALTHDVLRTFDGANNPATRLRALLALQQRIEFHEGRVQHPTLYSRFGLNHDQDVLTALWAHYTREARPQLIAPVQQNIEAQLVDLTQMPTTELDDQLSRLARDGHAALKTYLMLAEPTRADAAFLTPQLVRYWTGGAGLSPGEKLDLSGRLLSFYAQHLSTHPDWRLAPRDELVGGARQTLLAVIGVKNSDDTIYQGILDSVGHKYPDQTLASLTAGTDTRGLLRTSASVPGAFTRQAWDGTIEAAIDASAKRNGVAADWVLGTGGANRNASAMTPDALRAALRARYFADYAEHWQTFMNGIVCEPARTLPAAIAQLKLIADSRQSPVIALMKSVEYQGGAGAVQTSLSDTLVTKAQSMLAGKDDAPQAASPDQAGPLGASFGPVLRLVASGNAAAASAASDLSLQRFTERITMLRLKLQQIADSPDADSEARQVAQALFQGRSSELADTLAYAQLVAASLGEQWVGMGQALFVQPIAQATQAVLEPAQASLNDAWRQTIVATWNRSFAGRYPFANTANDASLPELARFLRPQGGLVGSFLATQLAGVLTLQGDQWVPASSGSGASSAARTIDPAFLNAINMLQRIAAHLLAQGEPRYAFDLKPVPTSGVTDTRLSVDGQTLHYYNQQETWQTLTWPSNEPQKAGTRLEWQTERSGTNLNLEFGGRWALVRLLERAQVTPVDTATYLITWQAVPPAPQFNAATAQTDDHDALTAQGPLTSAPSSLAYPLTYLMRTDVGKGPLELLSLRGFALPSRIFVPRASTPRAGGSASQPPPLPPGALAAARHASVPVPGGPMPE; from the coding sequence ATGCCTCACAAAAGGAATTCTGAGTTGACGTTGAAAAAACGCATATTGGGCCGGTGCCTGCTCGTCATCGCGGCGATCGCTGTCGTGGCGGCGTTGATCCTGTATACCGTCGACCTCAAGGTTCTCGAGACGTGGTTCTCTCAGAACCGACTACCCGTCATCGGGGCTGGTGTGATAGTTTTGGCTGCGCTCGGGTTCACCTTGCAGCGACGCGGGCTCGTGCAGTTCTCCGCGCAACAGGCATCGAAGGATCAGGGGCTCGAGCCGCCGGCACCGACTAACCCGGCAACTGATGCAAGGAAGAAGCATGACGCAGCGGCCGTCCTACAGTTGAAGAATCTGCGGTTCCAGCTCAAGCAAATCCGATGGTTTCGATGGGCCTATTCGCGTCCTTGGCTGCTGCTGACTGGTGATGACACTATCATTGACCGGCTATTGCCCGAGCTCAAAGAGCGCGGCTGGCTCCTCACCGACGACGCGGTATTGCTATGGGGGCGCAACGGGCCAGACGGTTGCCTCGACGAAGTGTGGTTGAAGCAGATCCGTCGCTTTCGCCGCGCGCGCCCGCTCGATGCGATCGTGCTGATGCTCGATGGCACAACGCCGCTACCGGATGCGGTCCGCGGCACGCGCTCCTGGGGCCTCCACCTCGCGCGCATCACGCACCTCCTGCGCTGGTCCGCACCGGTGTACGTGCTCGATCTCGCCGGTGACGATCCCGTCCACCACGCCGCCCCCCCCGTCACCGGCTGCGAATTTTCCCGATCCAACGACGCGCCCGCGATCGAGGCCGCGCTGCTCGAATTGCGCAACCGCTTGGCTGACACCAGCGTCGGCCAACTGGCGCGCAACGGCGACGACCGCTACGCATCGGACCTGTCGACCCGGCTCGATACGCGCAGCGGGCCGCTGGCGCGCTGGATCGTGAATCTGTCGGAGTGGCAGCGTCGCCCTTTGCCGATAGCCGGTGCGTTCTTCTCGCCGTGGCCCGCGGCCGGCACCGAAAGCGCCCACTTCCCGTTGTGGCGTTATCTCGCTGACGCTGCGATGCGCTCGCCGGGGCGCCGCACGGGAGCGCACCCGATCACGGTGCTATCGGTGATTGCGCTGGCGGCCGTCGGCTTGTGGGGCGCAGGCATGCTGACTTCAGGCTTGACGAACGCGCGCGGCCTCGCGCTCACGCACGACGTGCTGCGCACGTTCGACGGCGCCAACAATCCGGCGACCCGTCTGCGCGCGTTGCTCGCGCTCCAGCAGCGCATTGAATTCCATGAAGGGCGCGTCCAGCATCCGACGCTCTACTCTCGCTTCGGCCTGAATCATGATCAGGACGTGCTTACCGCACTGTGGGCCCACTACACGCGCGAAGCGCGTCCTCAACTCATCGCCCCCGTGCAGCAGAACATCGAAGCTCAGCTGGTCGATCTGACCCAGATGCCGACCACCGAGCTTGACGATCAGCTCAGCCGTCTCGCGCGCGACGGTCACGCCGCGCTCAAGACGTACCTCATGCTGGCCGAGCCGACGCGTGCCGATGCCGCGTTCCTGACGCCGCAGCTCGTCCGGTACTGGACCGGTGGTGCCGGACTGTCGCCGGGCGAAAAACTCGACCTGTCCGGGCGGCTGCTGTCGTTCTACGCGCAGCACCTGAGCACGCATCCCGATTGGCGTCTCGCACCGCGTGACGAGCTCGTTGGCGGCGCTCGCCAGACGCTGCTCGCCGTGATCGGCGTCAAGAACTCGGACGACACGATTTACCAGGGGATCCTCGATTCGGTCGGACACAAATACCCCGATCAGACGCTCGCGTCGTTGACCGCCGGAACCGACACGCGAGGATTGCTGCGGACCTCGGCGAGCGTCCCTGGTGCGTTTACGCGCCAGGCGTGGGACGGCACGATCGAGGCCGCAATCGATGCATCGGCCAAGCGCAACGGTGTGGCCGCCGACTGGGTGCTCGGAACGGGCGGCGCCAATCGCAACGCGTCGGCGATGACGCCCGACGCGTTGCGCGCCGCGCTGCGCGCGCGCTACTTCGCGGATTACGCGGAACATTGGCAAACCTTCATGAACGGCATCGTGTGCGAGCCGGCGCGAACGCTGCCGGCGGCCATTGCGCAGTTGAAGCTGATCGCCGATTCCCGGCAGTCGCCCGTGATCGCACTGATGAAATCGGTCGAATACCAGGGCGGCGCCGGCGCGGTGCAGACCTCGCTGTCCGACACGCTGGTGACCAAAGCGCAGAGCATGCTCGCCGGCAAGGACGACGCGCCGCAAGCGGCAAGCCCCGATCAGGCCGGGCCGTTGGGGGCATCGTTCGGGCCGGTGCTGCGCCTGGTTGCGTCCGGCAACGCTGCCGCGGCCAGCGCCGCCAGTGATCTGAGCCTGCAGCGCTTCACCGAGCGCATCACGATGCTGCGCTTGAAGCTGCAGCAGATCGCCGACAGTCCGGACGCCGACAGCGAAGCCCGGCAGGTCGCACAGGCGCTGTTTCAGGGCAGGAGTTCGGAGCTGGCCGATACGCTCGCCTATGCCCAGCTGGTCGCCGCCAGCCTCGGCGAGCAGTGGGTCGGGATGGGGCAGGCGCTGTTCGTGCAGCCCATTGCGCAGGCCACGCAGGCCGTGCTCGAACCGGCCCAGGCCAGCCTGAACGACGCGTGGCGGCAGACGATCGTCGCGACCTGGAATCGGTCGTTTGCCGGCCGCTATCCGTTCGCGAACACGGCCAACGATGCATCGCTGCCCGAACTGGCGCGCTTCCTGCGTCCGCAGGGCGGGCTCGTCGGTTCATTCCTGGCGACCCAGCTTGCGGGCGTGCTGACACTGCAGGGCGATCAATGGGTGCCGGCGTCGAGCGGGTCCGGCGCGAGTAGTGCGGCACGCACGATCGATCCGGCCTTCCTCAACGCGATCAACATGTTGCAGCGGATCGCCGCTCACCTGCTCGCGCAGGGCGAGCCTCGGTATGCGTTCGACCTGAAGCCCGTTCCCACGTCGGGCGTGACCGATACGCGCCTGAGCGTCGACGGTCAGACACTGCACTACTACAACCAGCAGGAAACGTGGCAGACGCTCACGTGGCCGTCGAACGAGCCGCAGAAGGCCGGCACCCGGCTCGAGTGGCAAACCGAGCGGTCGGGTACGAACCTGAATCTGGAATTCGGCGGGCGGTGGGCGCTCGTGCGCCTGCTGGAGCGGGCGCAGGTGACCCCCGTGGATACGGCCACCTACCTGATTACCTGGCAGGCCGTGCCGCCGGCACCGCAATTCAACGCAGCGACCGCGCAGACGGACGATCACGATGCATTGACGGCGCAGGGGCCGTTGACGTCCGCGCCGTCATCTCTCGCGTATCCGCTGACCTACCTGATGCGCACCGACGTGGGCAAGGGGCCGCTCGAGCTGCTATCGCTTCGCGGGTTCGCATTGCCGTCGCGCATTTTCGTGCCCCGGGCTTCCACGCCGCGCGCGGGCGGCTCCGCCTCGCAACCGCCGCCGCTGCCGCCGGGCGCACTCGCGGCAGCTCGCCACGCGTCCGTGCCCGTCCCGGGCGGACCGATGCCGGAATGA
- the tssF gene encoding type VI secretion system baseplate subunit TssF has product MTNPIKDNEILRYYEAEMRYLREAGREFAHAFPDRARELGLDRGGERDPHVERLLEGFAFLMGRLRHKLDDELPELTEGLVSMLWPHYLRMIPSLSILELTPDTGVLQKHETLSAGLEATSGPIATGAGEGAVTHVECVYRTTQPIDLYPVTLTEAGAWAREDGRSVIRLRLAIQQQAQRERLHVPRLRLYLDADRPVALALHAALTGKPLAMHVRVPGFPADRPGAPQEMPGLRMEAAGFAGNERLWPKADNAFGGYQLLLEYFTFPEKFMFVDLLGLDIQAIPASAPYVDVEIVLAKPWQDNMRFTAENVRLYCTPIINLFPVQADPVKVTQFETEYRVRAREQHGPLVDIYSVDAVRGIERGRRFEYVPFAAFRHHGGMLRHAMPERYFHTHVRRAPSGRFDTWVVLGGHAWETEHALPQETLSLSVTGTNGMLPRKALREASITRMRAGFTNIASVRNLSAPTSPVYPPTADRFQWRVLSHLAPNYLSLLDAEILRGSLALYDWTDGELNRRRIEAIVDVRHRPLQKLVKGGLMRGVEIAVTIDSTRFAGDGDLELFGAMLNRFLGLYATVNLYTKLVIVSQPTGRQLEWPDTKGEGAPF; this is encoded by the coding sequence ATGACGAATCCCATCAAAGACAACGAGATCCTGCGCTATTACGAGGCCGAGATGCGCTATCTGCGCGAAGCCGGCCGGGAGTTCGCCCATGCCTTCCCCGATCGGGCACGCGAGTTGGGGCTGGACCGCGGCGGCGAGCGCGACCCCCATGTGGAGCGGCTGCTCGAGGGCTTTGCGTTCCTGATGGGGCGATTGCGCCACAAGCTCGACGACGAACTGCCCGAACTGACCGAAGGGCTCGTCAGCATGCTCTGGCCGCACTACCTGCGCATGATTCCGTCGCTGTCGATTCTCGAGCTCACGCCGGACACGGGCGTGCTGCAAAAGCATGAGACGCTCTCGGCCGGGCTCGAGGCGACGTCCGGACCGATCGCGACGGGCGCAGGCGAAGGGGCGGTCACGCACGTCGAATGCGTCTACCGCACCACACAACCGATCGACCTGTATCCGGTGACCCTCACCGAGGCCGGGGCATGGGCGCGCGAAGACGGTCGTTCCGTGATCCGGCTTCGCCTGGCTATCCAGCAGCAGGCCCAGCGCGAACGGTTGCATGTGCCGCGCCTGCGGTTGTATCTCGATGCGGATCGTCCCGTCGCCCTCGCACTGCACGCGGCGCTCACGGGGAAACCACTCGCGATGCACGTACGCGTACCCGGCTTTCCGGCGGATCGCCCCGGCGCGCCGCAGGAGATGCCGGGCCTGCGGATGGAGGCGGCCGGCTTCGCGGGCAACGAGCGCCTGTGGCCGAAGGCGGACAACGCGTTCGGCGGCTATCAGTTGCTGCTGGAGTATTTCACGTTCCCCGAGAAGTTCATGTTCGTCGACCTGCTCGGGCTCGACATCCAGGCGATTCCCGCGTCCGCTCCATACGTCGACGTCGAGATCGTGCTGGCGAAGCCGTGGCAGGACAACATGCGCTTCACCGCGGAGAACGTGCGGCTGTACTGCACGCCGATCATCAACCTGTTTCCCGTCCAGGCCGATCCGGTCAAGGTCACGCAGTTCGAGACCGAATATCGGGTGCGGGCGCGCGAGCAGCATGGGCCGCTGGTCGACATCTACTCGGTCGACGCGGTGCGCGGGATCGAGCGCGGCCGACGCTTTGAATATGTGCCGTTCGCAGCATTCCGCCACCACGGCGGCATGCTGCGCCATGCGATGCCGGAGCGGTATTTCCACACGCACGTGCGGCGCGCGCCGTCCGGACGCTTCGACACGTGGGTCGTGCTCGGCGGCCACGCCTGGGAAACCGAGCACGCGTTGCCTCAGGAAACACTGTCGCTGTCGGTCACGGGCACCAACGGCATGCTGCCGCGCAAGGCGTTGCGGGAAGCGAGCATCACGCGCATGCGGGCAGGTTTCACGAACATCGCGTCGGTGCGCAACCTGAGCGCGCCCACGTCGCCGGTTTATCCGCCGACAGCCGATCGTTTCCAGTGGCGGGTGCTCTCGCATCTGGCGCCGAATTACCTGTCGCTGCTCGATGCGGAAATCCTGCGCGGATCGTTGGCCCTGTACGACTGGACCGACGGCGAGCTGAATCGCCGCCGGATCGAGGCGATCGTCGACGTGCGGCACCGGCCGCTGCAAAAGCTCGTGAAAGGCGGGTTGATGCGCGGCGTCGAAATTGCCGTGACGATCGACAGCACGCGCTTCGCGGGCGACGGCGATCTCGAGCTGTTCGGCGCCATGCTCAACCGGTTTCTGGGCCTGTACGCGACGGTCAACCTGTACACGAAGCTGGTGATCGTGTCGCAGCCGACCGGCCGGCAACTCGAATGGCCCGATACGAAGGGTGAAGGAGCGCCGTTTTGA